The proteins below are encoded in one region of Candidatus Cloacimonas sp.:
- the tsaE gene encoding tRNA (adenosine(37)-N6)-threonylcarbamoyltransferase complex ATPase subunit type 1 TsaE, which yields MMTINLLTEQDTIDLAYKIAPFLKKGDIITLSGDLGSGKTFFVKQLGKALGIADEIDSPSFVMLKEYLSGAIPLYHLDLYRLKNKDELFDLGIFDILDQGITVIEWPLLAEGILPYQTLKLEFYFDGKLRRVTVIPDENHKQYFE from the coding sequence ATGATGACGATAAATTTACTAACTGAACAAGACACTATAGACCTTGCCTATAAAATTGCTCCTTTCTTAAAAAAGGGAGACATTATAACTCTCTCCGGAGACCTGGGCAGCGGTAAAACCTTTTTTGTAAAACAGCTTGGAAAGGCCTTGGGAATAGCTGACGAAATTGACAGCCCTTCTTTTGTAATGTTGAAGGAATATTTAAGTGGAGCCATTCCTCTATATCATTTAGACCTTTATCGTTTAAAAAATAAGGATGAACTCTTTGATCTGGGGATATTTGATATATTAGATCAAGGGATAACAGTTATAGAATGGCCCCTTTTGGCAGAGGGTATTTTGCCCTATCAGACCTTGAAACTGGAATTTTATTTTGATGGAAAGTTAAGGCGGGTAACCGTAATTCCTGATGAAAATCATAAGCAATATTTTGAATAG
- a CDS encoding bifunctional response regulator/alkaline phosphatase family protein, producing MKQMHILWVDDEIDLLKPFILFLEERNYPVDICNNGTDAIEKVVENKYDLVILDEMMPGLDGLSTLQEIKRINPAIPIIMVTKSEEEGLMDKAIASQISDYLIKPINPSQIIMAIKKIFQADEIRANQIGQQYTRYIAELNQKLFDTPNWEEWCQIYRELSYWELQIDQVNDEGLRQTHFLEKRNCNTEFTNYVERNYSEWMKSDERPNLSFDLISQFIAPHFEENLPIYFIIIDCMRLDQYLAIQPYIQELFEEELDLYFSVLPTATPFSRNSIFSGLLPIDIAKRFPDYWVTSAEMDNSRNRNEHQLLDEHIEELGYKLDPTSKYVKIFNMEEGNFVLRKIETWNKENLIVLVYNFLDLLAHHRSRDQILQETIPNEEGLRAFTKHWFLHSSLYEALKLIAKQDAIVILSTDHGSIKVNRATQVIGDKETSVTVRYKEGKNLSVNERHALFVKKPGEYGLPSKSIVDNFIFAKDDYYFVYPNSYHQYQKQYNGTFQHGGVSMEEMILPIATCRTKKRTKE from the coding sequence ATGAAACAAATGCACATTCTTTGGGTTGACGATGAAATTGATCTGCTCAAACCCTTTATCCTCTTTCTGGAAGAAAGAAACTATCCGGTTGATATATGTAATAATGGAACCGATGCTATTGAAAAAGTAGTGGAAAATAAATATGACTTGGTTATTTTGGACGAAATGATGCCCGGTCTGGATGGTCTTTCCACTCTGCAAGAAATTAAAAGAATCAATCCTGCTATTCCCATTATAATGGTTACCAAAAGTGAAGAAGAGGGTTTGATGGATAAAGCAATCGCCTCTCAAATTTCGGACTATTTAATAAAACCCATCAACCCCAGTCAAATAATTATGGCGATTAAAAAGATTTTCCAAGCGGATGAAATTCGCGCCAATCAGATTGGCCAACAATATACTCGCTACATTGCAGAGCTGAATCAAAAACTGTTTGATACTCCCAATTGGGAGGAATGGTGCCAAATTTATCGCGAACTAAGCTATTGGGAATTGCAAATTGATCAGGTTAATGATGAGGGCTTGCGGCAAACCCATTTTCTGGAAAAACGCAATTGTAACACCGAATTTACTAACTATGTGGAACGCAATTACAGTGAATGGATGAAAAGCGATGAAAGGCCTAATTTAAGTTTTGACCTGATTTCGCAATTTATAGCTCCGCACTTTGAAGAAAACCTGCCTATCTATTTCATTATTATTGATTGCATGCGTCTGGATCAATATCTGGCAATTCAACCTTACATTCAGGAACTCTTTGAGGAAGAACTTGACCTCTACTTTTCTGTTTTGCCAACGGCTACCCCTTTTAGCCGAAATTCCATTTTCAGTGGTTTGCTGCCAATTGATATTGCAAAACGCTTTCCTGATTATTGGGTAACTTCCGCTGAAATGGATAATAGCCGTAATCGTAACGAACATCAGCTTTTGGATGAACACATTGAAGAACTTGGTTACAAACTTGATCCTACCAGCAAGTATGTAAAAATATTCAATATGGAAGAAGGTAACTTCGTGTTGCGCAAAATTGAGACCTGGAACAAGGAAAATTTAATTGTGCTGGTCTATAATTTCCTTGATCTTTTGGCACATCATCGCAGTAGGGATCAAATTCTGCAAGAAACAATTCCCAATGAAGAAGGCCTGCGGGCTTTTACTAAACACTGGTTTTTGCATTCCTCTTTGTATGAAGCATTGAAACTGATTGCCAAACAAGATGCAATCGTTATTCTCTCTACTGATCATGGTTCTATAAAAGTTAACCGCGCCACGCAAGTGATTGGTGATAAAGAAACATCGGTAACGGTTCGCTATAAAGAAGGCAAAAACCTTTCCGTCAATGAACGCCATGCCTTGTTTGTAAAAAAACCCGGAGAGTATGGACTTCCTTCCAAAAGTATTGTGGATAACTTTATTTTTGCCAAGGACGATTACTATTTCGTGTATCCCAATTCCTATCATCAATACCAAAAACAGTATAACGGAACTTTTCAACACGGAGGTGTCTCGATGGAAGAAATGATTTTACCCATTGCCACCTGCCGGACCAAAAAAAGAACTAAAGAGTAA
- the panB gene encoding 3-methyl-2-oxobutanoate hydroxymethyltransferase, which produces MTKVQSKKNVMATFLEMKKRQEKICMLTAYDYAMAKCVSATSADVILVGDSLGMVVLGYEDTLQVTVENMIYHCSAVRRGAPFSFIIADMPYLSYHLSEEKTRQNAAELIVKGKADAVKLEGGSVSRLAAIKAIVDMEIPVCAHLGLTPQSIHKYGGYKVQGKKPEAQEELIKQAKEVETAGAFMLVLEGIPELLGKEITENINIPTIGIGAGRYTDGQVLVYNDLLGYSDMQPKYVKRYADLNNNIIEAMEKFSQEVKNGIFPAPEHIYYPLT; this is translated from the coding sequence ATGACCAAAGTGCAGAGTAAAAAAAATGTGATGGCCACTTTCCTGGAAATGAAAAAGCGACAGGAAAAGATATGTATGCTAACCGCTTACGATTATGCAATGGCAAAATGCGTTTCTGCCACATCCGCCGATGTTATTTTAGTGGGTGATTCTTTAGGAATGGTGGTTTTGGGCTATGAAGATACCCTGCAGGTAACGGTGGAAAATATGATTTATCACTGTTCCGCTGTCCGGAGAGGGGCTCCCTTTTCTTTTATAATTGCCGATATGCCCTATCTAAGCTATCATCTTTCGGAAGAAAAAACCAGACAAAATGCCGCTGAACTGATTGTAAAAGGAAAAGCTGATGCCGTTAAATTGGAAGGAGGTTCTGTTTCTCGTTTGGCAGCCATAAAAGCTATAGTAGATATGGAAATACCCGTTTGTGCACATTTGGGTTTGACCCCGCAATCCATTCATAAATATGGTGGATATAAAGTGCAAGGCAAAAAACCCGAAGCTCAAGAAGAACTTATCAAGCAGGCAAAGGAAGTTGAAACAGCGGGTGCCTTTATGCTTGTTTTGGAAGGCATTCCGGAACTTTTAGGAAAAGAAATAACTGAAAATATAAACATTCCTACAATCGGAATCGGCGCCGGCAGATATACAGACGGTCAAGTTTTGGTTTATAATGACTTACTGGGTTATTCAGATATGCAGCCCAAATATGTAAAACGCTATGCTGATTTGAATAATAATATTATAGAAGCGATGGAAAAGTTTTCCCAGGAGGTAAAAAACGGAATTTTCCCTGCCCCTGAACATATTTATTACCCCCTAACTTAA
- a CDS encoding DUF3307 domain-containing protein, with protein MLIWRLLLALFLSDFLLQNYWLIKSKKYFWGLAYHCLIYLFVMLILTANLLTGKIIVVLLILAILHGIVDYAKQLLRPVFANKEWLLFITDQCIHILTIILAVGIISDLDYSYLIAIYNKFPIDAWFKYLALFIVTVFAGIYFTDSILKSVLKIDLANDEQRYNVSCYIGIAERFLITIAVLIGRYELIGFLLLAKSLKKLPEIKDATTEKYNNYVVVGTLLSYSWAIAITLLFKNLF; from the coding sequence ATGCTGATTTGGCGTCTTTTGCTCGCCTTATTTCTCAGTGATTTCTTACTACAGAATTATTGGCTAATTAAAAGCAAGAAATACTTCTGGGGTTTGGCATATCACTGCCTAATTTACCTTTTTGTTATGTTAATTCTAACAGCCAATTTGTTAACGGGTAAAATCATTGTAGTTTTATTGATTTTAGCTATTCTCCACGGGATTGTGGACTATGCGAAACAGCTATTACGCCCTGTTTTTGCAAATAAAGAATGGCTACTGTTCATAACTGATCAGTGTATTCATATATTAACCATCATTTTGGCGGTGGGGATAATTTCCGATTTAGATTATAGTTATCTGATAGCCATTTATAACAAGTTTCCTATTGATGCCTGGTTCAAGTATTTAGCTTTATTCATTGTTACTGTTTTTGCCGGTATTTACTTCACGGATAGTATCTTAAAAAGTGTTTTGAAGATAGATTTAGCAAATGATGAACAACGCTATAATGTTTCTTGTTATATTGGCATAGCTGAACGATTTTTAATTACAATCGCTGTATTAATCGGTCGTTATGAATTGATTGGTTTCCTCCTATTAGCAAAATCTCTGAAGAAATTACCAGAAATAAAGGATGCAACTACTGAAAAATATAATAATTATGTAGTGGTTGGCACGCTTTTAAGCTATTCTTGGGCAATAGCTATCACGCTGTTATTCAAGAATTTATTTTAA
- the ribE gene encoding 6,7-dimethyl-8-ribityllumazine synthase — MKVIEGKLISRGYKFALVVSRFNEFISSRLLEGALDCLKRHNVNEEDITVIWVPGAFEIPLVAKEAALNPAFDAVICLGTIIRGATPHFEYISAEVTKGIAMVGLETRKPVIYGVLTTDSIDQAIERSGAKAGNKGFTSASSALEMLNLLAEMENGAKA, encoded by the coding sequence ATGAAGGTTATAGAAGGAAAACTCATCTCGAGAGGATATAAATTTGCTCTGGTAGTCAGCCGATTTAATGAATTCATCAGTTCTCGTTTGCTGGAAGGAGCTTTGGATTGCCTCAAGCGTCATAATGTAAACGAGGAAGATATCACTGTAATCTGGGTTCCGGGTGCTTTTGAAATACCCTTGGTGGCAAAAGAGGCGGCTTTAAATCCTGCTTTTGATGCGGTGATTTGTTTGGGAACAATAATTAGAGGTGCCACTCCCCATTTTGAATATATCAGCGCTGAAGTAACCAAAGGAATAGCCATGGTGGGTTTGGAAACCCGTAAACCCGTAATTTATGGTGTGTTAACCACTGATAGCATAGACCAGGCAATTGAAAGGTCAGGAGCAAAAGCTGGAAATAAAGGTTTTACATCTGCCAGTTCTGCTCTGGAAATGCTTAATCTTTTAGCTGAAATGGAAAATGGGGCAAAGGCGTAA
- the nusB gene encoding transcription antitermination factor NusB: MGQRRKAREIAIQCLYSLEFSEVDKDYREYGLLNEYPATLLSLATGEGLEPDSPVYAFADELIKNTIINIDQIESEIDKIADNRDLQDIAWLDRSILCVATYELLFTDTPAPVIINEAIEIAKKYSSEVAGKFINGILDGINKAINQNRSQNLPI; encoded by the coding sequence ATGGGGCAAAGGCGTAAAGCTCGCGAAATAGCGATTCAGTGTCTTTATTCTCTGGAATTTTCAGAAGTGGATAAGGACTATAGAGAATATGGTTTGCTGAATGAATATCCAGCTACATTGCTTTCTTTGGCTACCGGAGAAGGTTTGGAACCGGATTCTCCTGTCTATGCTTTTGCCGATGAACTGATCAAGAATACGATCATAAATATTGACCAAATAGAATCGGAAATAGATAAAATCGCCGATAACAGGGATTTACAAGATATTGCTTGGCTGGATAGAAGTATTTTATGCGTTGCCACTTATGAATTATTATTTACCGATACTCCCGCTCCTGTTATCATTAACGAGGCAATTGAAATCGCAAAAAAATACAGCAGTGAAGTAGCCGGTAAATTTATTAACGGCATTTTGGATGGCATAAATAAAGCAATAAACCAAAACCGTTCTCAGAATCTACCGATTTAA
- a CDS encoding glycosyltransferase yields MNKIKCSVGIFAHNEAANIIPLLEAIENQELQETEISEIIVVSSASNDGTDALVNSYAEKNKKVKLITQAKREGKSSAINLFLANAKEDIVVIVSADVLPAKKTLEKMVSAFKDPKIGATGGRPIPVNEENSYLGYIVNLLWRLHHRMALISPKLGEMIAFRKVMEKIPSRSAVDEASIEAIIKEKGLKLKYIPSAKIRNKGAENLADHIKQRRRIQNGHLWLKEHQHYQVSSQDSGILLKVVLQELKERPFNLFKLAGALFLEIYCRLLGTWDYYIKGKNPFAWDISRSTKELQKTKKEKEK; encoded by the coding sequence ATGAATAAGATTAAATGTTCGGTGGGCATTTTTGCTCATAATGAAGCAGCAAATATTATTCCTCTTCTGGAGGCAATAGAAAATCAGGAACTGCAAGAAACTGAAATCAGCGAAATAATTGTAGTTTCCAGCGCCAGTAATGATGGAACTGATGCTCTGGTAAATTCCTATGCCGAAAAAAACAAAAAAGTAAAGCTGATAACTCAGGCAAAAAGAGAAGGTAAATCATCTGCCATCAATTTATTTTTAGCCAATGCCAAAGAAGATATTGTAGTGATTGTCAGTGCTGATGTTCTTCCGGCGAAGAAAACGCTGGAGAAAATGGTTTCTGCCTTTAAAGATCCCAAAATTGGCGCAACGGGTGGAAGGCCTATTCCGGTAAATGAGGAAAACAGTTATCTGGGTTATATCGTTAATCTTTTATGGCGTTTACATCATCGGATGGCATTAATATCTCCAAAACTGGGAGAAATGATTGCTTTCCGCAAAGTGATGGAAAAAATACCCTCAAGAAGTGCCGTAGATGAGGCAAGCATTGAAGCAATCATTAAAGAAAAGGGCTTAAAACTTAAATACATCCCTTCCGCCAAAATTAGAAACAAAGGAGCGGAAAATCTGGCAGACCATATAAAACAACGCCGGCGTATCCAGAATGGACATTTATGGCTGAAAGAACATCAACATTATCAGGTATCCTCACAAGATAGTGGTATCCTGCTGAAAGTGGTCTTGCAAGAGTTAAAAGAAAGGCCTTTTAACTTATTTAAGCTTGCAGGTGCTCTGTTTTTGGAGATATATTGCCGCTTGCTGGGCACCTGGGATTATTATATAAAAGGGAAAAATCCCTTCGCTTGGGATATTTCTCGCTCTACCAAAGAACTACAAAAAACGAAGAAAGAAAAAGAAAAATAA
- a CDS encoding radical SAM protein, translating into MFYLIFRIIGYWLMKNLGFPHLMPMNYTVSLLYTCNSRCNTCNIWKKQANNLSVDEYKKIFKNIGNSPYWITFSGGEPFLRNDIVEVVTSIYQISHPKIINIPTNGILVKTIIDKTDAIARACPKAQIIINVSIDGIGEQHDNIRNVPGNYKKALTTFNGLKALKHKNLSIGIHTVISRFNVDSFPSIANELIRLKPDSYITEIAEERVELDTIGTDITPSLIAYKSAIDYLIHRIKNSAYKGMSKVTMAFRIEYYNLVKRIMRDKRQIIPCYSGVASCQISPDGDIWSCCIKAKSLGNLRQTKYNFRKIWFSPGAEMERRSIHKKECWCPLANAAYTNMLLHLPTLIRVSWRSFINWWC; encoded by the coding sequence ATGTTTTACCTCATCTTTAGAATTATCGGCTATTGGTTAATGAAAAACTTGGGTTTTCCTCATTTGATGCCAATGAACTATACTGTAAGTTTACTTTATACTTGTAATTCGCGCTGCAATACCTGTAATATCTGGAAAAAACAAGCAAATAACTTAAGCGTGGATGAATATAAAAAAATATTTAAAAACATCGGCAATTCTCCCTATTGGATTACTTTCAGCGGAGGTGAACCATTTCTACGCAATGATATTGTGGAAGTAGTTACCTCTATCTATCAAATTTCACATCCAAAAATCATTAATATCCCCACTAATGGGATATTGGTAAAAACGATAATTGACAAAACAGATGCCATAGCGCGCGCTTGTCCCAAAGCTCAAATTATTATCAATGTTTCCATTGATGGCATAGGTGAACAGCATGATAATATTCGTAATGTTCCCGGTAACTATAAGAAAGCACTCACCACTTTTAATGGTTTAAAAGCACTGAAACATAAGAATTTAAGCATTGGGATTCATACTGTAATTTCCAGATTCAATGTGGATAGCTTTCCTTCCATTGCCAATGAACTTATCCGTTTGAAACCTGATAGCTATATTACTGAAATTGCAGAAGAAAGAGTTGAATTGGATACAATTGGAACTGATATTACTCCTTCTTTGATTGCCTATAAAAGTGCCATTGATTATCTCATTCATAGAATCAAAAATAGCGCTTATAAAGGAATGAGCAAAGTAACGATGGCTTTCCGTATTGAATATTATAACCTCGTGAAAAGAATTATGCGTGATAAAAGACAAATAATTCCCTGCTATTCAGGAGTTGCTTCCTGTCAAATTTCTCCCGATGGAGATATCTGGAGTTGTTGCATAAAAGCCAAATCGCTGGGAAATTTACGCCAAACCAAATACAATTTTCGCAAAATTTGGTTTTCGCCGGGTGCGGAAATGGAACGCCGTTCCATTCATAAAAAAGAATGTTGGTGTCCGTTAGCCAATGCCGCTTACACAAATATGCTTCTTCATTTGCCAACCTTGATACGCGTTTCTTGGCGCAGTTTTATTAATTGGTGGTGCTAA
- a CDS encoding PQQ-binding-like beta-propeller repeat protein, producing MISLQSQESSPPRSICEYKASHDGRFAWFLLTWHPEKNNVLEEIIAEIKLELLNSKIASISRLEIEKWLKQFFTDLHWKLYGILHKTQLNEKGISLFFGVLFDDELYYVQFGRIFCLLADNKKLTPVGKDWKNYRVQSQEGMQLLGLNDKDPVFKPQRIHIDNNKRLIVLSGELAHKIIPNVTDIATIDTLIETYAAEDNPLWLILEGSDNLVKSGHKKLSRLQVTSIILIFLALLATLYIMIGNRFIDQAVHKMRLSIKEEKPLRLEQIPPNLNINSENLKKYMDKLVNLPARNITFTIAWTTELPYRVSLAPSFTLGTIILVSDNRLSAYDKKSRQLLWTKMMEDDIRSTTVHQGMVMVYLANQQIIGLNNNGKILWQQYLPTESITGDRFTPCIITYDDDPRLDRSIIVIPSKRGISILDPTRGETLSSLTLKQDLDALSTYDSFANCFYAVVGNAVLCVELNIIN from the coding sequence ATGATTTCTCTGCAAAGTCAGGAATCATCTCCACCCCGCAGTATTTGTGAATATAAAGCTTCACACGATGGCAGATTTGCCTGGTTTCTGCTCACTTGGCATCCGGAAAAAAATAATGTGCTGGAAGAAATAATAGCCGAAATTAAGCTGGAATTACTTAATTCCAAAATTGCCTCCATCTCGCGGTTGGAAATCGAAAAATGGTTGAAACAATTCTTTACCGATCTACATTGGAAACTTTATGGCATTTTGCATAAAACCCAATTGAACGAAAAAGGCATCTCGCTCTTCTTTGGTGTCCTATTTGATGATGAACTATATTATGTTCAATTTGGCAGAATATTTTGTCTTCTGGCAGATAATAAAAAATTGACGCCTGTGGGCAAGGACTGGAAAAATTACCGAGTTCAATCTCAAGAAGGAATGCAGCTGTTGGGGCTAAACGATAAAGATCCCGTGTTTAAACCTCAACGCATCCATATTGATAATAATAAGCGTCTTATAGTCCTCTCCGGCGAACTGGCACATAAAATTATTCCCAATGTAACTGATATAGCCACTATAGACACATTGATAGAGACCTATGCCGCAGAAGATAATCCTCTTTGGCTTATTTTGGAAGGTAGTGATAATTTGGTGAAATCCGGGCATAAAAAGCTTTCCCGCTTGCAAGTTACCAGTATCATTTTAATCTTTCTGGCTTTGCTTGCCACCCTCTATATAATGATCGGAAATCGTTTTATAGATCAGGCAGTGCATAAAATGCGCCTATCGATTAAAGAAGAGAAACCTCTTCGCTTGGAACAAATTCCACCCAATCTGAACATTAACAGTGAAAATTTGAAAAAATATATGGATAAGCTGGTAAATTTGCCGGCGCGTAACATTACTTTTACCATCGCTTGGACTACGGAATTGCCTTATCGGGTTAGTTTAGCTCCTTCTTTTACTTTGGGAACTATTATTCTTGTGTCTGACAACCGACTTAGCGCTTATGATAAAAAATCCCGCCAACTTCTCTGGACCAAAATGATGGAAGATGACATCCGCTCCACTACTGTTCATCAGGGAATGGTAATGGTGTATTTGGCAAATCAACAAATTATAGGGCTTAACAATAATGGTAAAATTCTCTGGCAACAGTATTTGCCAACGGAAAGCATAACTGGTGATCGTTTTACTCCCTGTATAATTACTTATGACGATGATCCACGCCTGGATAGAAGTATAATTGTTATTCCTTCCAAACGAGGCATTAGTATTCTTGATCCTACGCGCGGTGAAACCCTCAGCAGTTTAACTTTAAAACAAGATTTGGATGCTCTATCCACCTATGATAGCTTTGCTAATTGCTTTTACGCAGTGGTGGGTAATGCCGTTTTGTGTGTAGAGCTCAATATTATTAATTAA
- a CDS encoding DUF4159 domain-containing protein has protein sequence MNRYLPFLLICIFIPLWAGVEMPVKTGFARLQYDGGGDWYNDPEVLPNLAKYINSITGASFPIDQSIVKASDPKLFDYPFLYLTGHGNIKFTEREVENLRIWMLRGGFLYADDDYGMDAAFRREIKRIFPERDLMELDPSFPLFISFFDFSAGLPKIHLHDDKKPQAFGIFDDNGRLMCLYTYETNISDGWADPETHNDPPEIRDKALRFGVNIVYYVMNKK, from the coding sequence ATGAATCGCTATCTTCCCTTCCTTTTAATATGTATATTTATACCTCTTTGGGCAGGAGTGGAAATGCCGGTGAAAACAGGTTTTGCTCGTTTACAATATGACGGGGGAGGTGATTGGTATAACGATCCGGAAGTTCTACCCAATTTGGCAAAATACATAAACTCAATTACGGGAGCCAGTTTCCCCATAGATCAAAGCATAGTAAAAGCATCCGACCCGAAACTGTTTGATTATCCTTTTCTTTATTTAACGGGGCATGGAAACATAAAATTCACTGAACGCGAAGTGGAAAATTTGAGGATTTGGATGTTGCGAGGTGGTTTTTTATACGCTGATGACGATTATGGAATGGATGCAGCATTCCGACGCGAGATCAAAAGGATTTTTCCCGAACGGGATTTAATGGAATTAGACCCCTCTTTCCCACTTTTTATTTCTTTTTTTGATTTCAGCGCCGGATTACCTAAAATTCATTTACACGATGACAAAAAACCCCAGGCATTCGGCATTTTTGATGATAATGGACGGCTAATGTGTTTATACACTTATGAAACTAATATCAGTGACGGTTGGGCAGATCCCGAAACACATAACGACCCTCCGGAAATTCGTGATAAGGCACTCCGGTTCGGAGTTAACATTGTTTATTATGTGATGAACAAAAAATGA
- a CDS encoding UDP-2,3-diacylglucosamine diphosphatase produces MKIIALSDCHYKFHCLNESDKHNANLLVAFLKECVGKYDLMVLSGDIFDFWLESKFTIVKQYFPVLCALSAVQESGTHLIYISGNHDFWFGDFLNEYLDCEIHPDGYTFQTDGKIIRFEHGDTHTFNDLRYQLYRKVIRWQVVRKIATLLHPDLALTIGMLFSRSSREHKDNPENIIRKSRGLKNYAQKLIEQKRADIVVLGHSHKPTLESIGKGFYVNCGDWISHYSYVEIDAGIPSLHKYNINKNPLFQ; encoded by the coding sequence ATGAAGATAATAGCGCTTTCCGATTGCCACTATAAGTTTCATTGCTTAAATGAAAGTGATAAGCATAATGCCAACTTACTGGTTGCTTTTCTGAAAGAATGTGTAGGTAAATACGATTTGATGGTCCTTTCGGGAGATATCTTTGATTTTTGGCTGGAAAGCAAATTTACCATCGTAAAACAATATTTCCCAGTTCTTTGTGCTTTATCTGCTGTTCAAGAAAGTGGAACACACCTAATTTACATTAGTGGCAACCATGATTTCTGGTTCGGAGATTTTCTGAACGAATATCTTGATTGTGAGATACATCCCGATGGTTATACTTTCCAAACGGATGGTAAAATAATCCGCTTTGAGCATGGGGATACGCACACTTTTAATGATCTGCGTTATCAACTTTACCGAAAAGTTATTCGCTGGCAAGTTGTTCGTAAAATTGCCACTTTGTTGCATCCCGATTTGGCTTTAACGATAGGGATGCTTTTTTCACGCAGCAGCAGAGAACATAAGGATAATCCAGAAAATATCATCCGCAAAAGCCGGGGACTGAAAAATTATGCCCAGAAATTGATAGAACAAAAGCGTGCCGATATCGTAGTTTTGGGACATAGCCATAAACCAACCTTGGAAAGTATTGGAAAAGGATTTTATGTAAACTGCGGCGACTGGATTTCTCACTATTCGTATGTGGAAATTGATGCAGGAATACCCTCTCTGCATAAGTATAATATAAATAAAAACCCATTATTTCAATAA
- a CDS encoding peptidylprolyl isomerase — MHNRNKTFIPILIVLMVIAISIGCQTKTPLAETPKEQIMSEKANIGTTTKVEMETTYGTIELELWNDLAPKTVQNFVKLASSGFYNGLYFHRVIPDFMIQGGCPNTRDKDRSNDGQGGPNYTFEDECFRNGEEITGKIDTNKKAEAVWSKIIVHHIQNNRTPDPDILAIAKECQTAQNLNAVMKHDLKFYQDKTGIKDKIYVQELIAPVEYGTICMANSGPNTNGSQFFIVTKKDGAYWLNGKHTVFGKVTKGMEVAHKIENLPRDGNDNPNPENQAFITQISFPK, encoded by the coding sequence ATGCACAACCGAAACAAAACCTTTATTCCGATTCTGATAGTGCTAATGGTTATTGCCATCAGCATCGGATGTCAAACAAAAACCCCACTCGCAGAAACACCCAAGGAGCAAATTATGAGTGAAAAAGCAAATATCGGCACTACTACTAAAGTGGAAATGGAAACCACCTACGGAACCATTGAACTGGAACTTTGGAACGATCTCGCCCCCAAAACAGTTCAGAATTTTGTAAAACTTGCCTCTTCCGGTTTTTATAACGGATTATATTTCCATAGGGTCATACCAGATTTTATGATTCAAGGTGGATGCCCCAATACAAGAGATAAAGATCGCAGTAATGATGGACAAGGTGGTCCTAATTATACTTTTGAAGATGAATGTTTTAGAAACGGCGAAGAAATTACCGGAAAAATTGATACTAATAAGAAAGCTGAAGCGGTTTGGAGTAAAATCATCGTTCACCATATTCAAAACAATCGGACTCCCGATCCCGATATTCTCGCTATCGCCAAAGAATGTCAGACAGCCCAAAACCTAAATGCCGTTATGAAACACGATCTGAAATTCTATCAGGATAAAACCGGCATTAAAGACAAAATATATGTTCAGGAATTAATCGCACCGGTGGAATACGGAACTATCTGTATGGCAAATTCAGGACCCAATACCAATGGCAGCCAATTCTTCATCGTTACCAAAAAAGATGGGGCGTATTGGTTGAATGGTAAACATACCGTATTCGGAAAAGTTACTAAAGGGATGGAAGTTGCTCATAAAATTGAGAATTTACCCCGGGATGGAAACGATAATCCCAATCCTGAAAATCAAGCATTCATCACCCAAATATCTTTCCCGAAATAA